In Candidatus Cloacimonadota bacterium, the DNA window TCCTTCTTCGATTGGATTGGGAGTGTTGATAGAACCTGATGGAACAATTCGACAAGCTGGAGGTTTCATGGTTCAGCTTATGCCGGAAACTCCTGAAGAAGTTATTTCTCAGTTAGAAGAGAATCTGGCTAAATTTCCAAATCTTACTGATGTGATGGATATGGGATTTTCTATAGAAAAGATAATTTCAGATTTTATTTTGAAAGGATTTGATCCGATATTTCTGGAAGAGATGGATGCAAATTATAAATGTGATTGTTCTTCTAAAAAATTTGAAAAGGGATTGAAACTACTTTCCAAAAAGGAACTGCAGGAAGCTATCGAAAAAAATGAAGAATTAAACGTTCATTGTCATTTCTGCAACAAAGATTATAAATTTGGAAAAGATAAAATTAAGAAAATTTTAGCGGAATTGTAATGACGGACTTTCATCACAAAAAAAGCTTGGGACAGCATTTTCTGAAAGATAAAAATATCATTCGCAAAATCGTTGATATTGCAGAAATCCAACCTGGAGATGCTGTTTGGGAGATAGGCCCGGGAATGGGCATTCTTACTGAAGAGCTTCTAAAAAGGAAAGCAAATTTGACCTGCTTTGAAATCGATTCATCTCTCTACGATATTCTGGAAAATAAGTTTGACGATAAAATAAAATTAATTAAGAAGGATATTCTCAAAGCAAATTGGAATGAATATTTTTCACAAGAAAAAATCAAAATAGTTGCGAATCTTCCTTATCAAATTACTTCACCATTTCTATTTGAAGTTTCCAGGTTCGCTGATCATTTTTCCAAAGTAGTGGTGATGATCCAGAAAGAAGTTGCACAACGCATCAATGCCAAAGTTGGAACCAAAGATTACGGAATTCTTACATTAAAAATGCAGTACTATTTTGATGTGAAATATGAATTCACAGTAAAACCAC includes these proteins:
- the rsmA gene encoding 16S rRNA (adenine(1518)-N(6)/adenine(1519)-N(6))-dimethyltransferase RsmA, giving the protein MTDFHHKKSLGQHFLKDKNIIRKIVDIAEIQPGDAVWEIGPGMGILTEELLKRKANLTCFEIDSSLYDILENKFDDKIKLIKKDILKANWNEYFSQEKIKIVANLPYQITSPFLFEVSRFADHFSKVVVMIQKEVAQRINAKVGTKDYGILTLKMQYYFDVKYEFTVKPHVFKPPPRVDSAVISLIPRLDKPKIDNEKYFWRIVETSFRNRRKMLRRNLRELISVEKIEQIQKTGIIDLKRRGETLTEEEFIELYKLVFPGIN